One Nitrospina watsonii DNA segment encodes these proteins:
- a CDS encoding helix-turn-helix transcriptional regulator has protein sequence MANVNNVRKIRESKMMSKAELARKASVTVQTIDRIEKGNDCRLDTKRKIILALGYKLGERSKVFAETPLADIRGAAQGKSTSKSKVKVRRQTGKGRKQA, from the coding sequence GTGGCCAATGTGAATAATGTCCGCAAAATCCGCGAGTCGAAGATGATGAGCAAGGCCGAGCTCGCACGGAAAGCCAGTGTCACCGTGCAAACCATCGACCGCATTGAGAAGGGGAACGATTGCCGCTTGGACACCAAACGTAAAATCATACTTGCACTCGGATACAAACTGGGGGAGCGCTCGAAAGTGTTTGCGGAAACGCCACTTGCGGATATTCGGGGCGCGGCTCAGGGCAAATCCACAAGCAAATCCAAGGTCAAGGTACGCAGGCAGACCGGAAAGGGCAGGAAGCAGGCATGA
- the pilM gene encoding type IV pilus assembly protein PilM, whose protein sequence is MFLSAKTPLLAIDIGSHSIKVAQLEGDPGKFELKNFGLIPLEPEAVTEGVVRDEDLVADALTRLLAAEKITNRHAVVSVSGEAVMIKKIKVSVLPEEELADAIQEEAEQYIPFDIDDVRIDYQVLEGLPAFEEFDLDEEEEEEKQDILLVAVQNEIIDSRLGVLAAAGLKPVIVDLDVFAMVNALANSRKVQDLGSVALMDLGHTFTHLNILMDGISTFTRDIPVGGAVCTQNLISRFQIEPKDAAAFKYGVFPEEVEKEEVVNIILDSFDGVIEELHKAFEFFSSTSNSQVEKIFLVGGGALIPGVDGLIADRMSVPVEVFDPFESIKIPSTFDKKSLAHMAPMSAVAIGLASRRFDYLESMKEKNQAKKKEQKVK, encoded by the coding sequence ATGTTTCTTTCGGCCAAAACTCCGTTGTTGGCTATAGATATCGGCTCTCATTCGATCAAGGTGGCCCAGCTTGAGGGAGATCCGGGGAAGTTCGAGTTGAAGAATTTCGGGCTCATTCCTCTGGAACCGGAGGCGGTGACGGAAGGGGTGGTGCGCGATGAAGATCTGGTTGCGGATGCGCTCACTCGCCTGCTTGCAGCCGAAAAAATCACCAACCGTCACGCCGTGGTTTCGGTGTCCGGCGAGGCGGTGATGATCAAAAAGATCAAGGTATCGGTGCTGCCGGAAGAAGAACTGGCCGACGCCATCCAGGAGGAAGCCGAACAGTATATTCCTTTCGACATCGACGATGTCCGCATTGATTACCAGGTGCTGGAAGGGCTTCCGGCTTTCGAGGAATTCGACCTCGATGAGGAGGAAGAAGAGGAGAAGCAGGACATCCTGCTGGTGGCGGTGCAGAATGAAATCATAGACAGCCGCCTCGGCGTGCTGGCCGCCGCCGGGTTGAAGCCGGTCATCGTCGATCTGGATGTGTTTGCCATGGTCAACGCGCTGGCCAACAGCCGCAAGGTTCAGGATCTCGGATCGGTGGCCTTGATGGATCTGGGGCACACTTTCACGCATTTGAACATTTTGATGGATGGCATCAGTACCTTCACCCGCGATATCCCGGTGGGAGGAGCGGTGTGCACACAAAACCTGATCAGTCGTTTCCAGATCGAGCCCAAGGACGCCGCCGCATTCAAATACGGCGTGTTCCCGGAAGAGGTGGAGAAGGAAGAGGTCGTGAACATCATCCTCGACTCTTTCGATGGGGTCATTGAGGAGTTGCACAAGGCGTTTGAATTTTTCAGTTCCACCTCCAACAGCCAGGTTGAAAAAATATTTCTGGTGGGTGGAGGCGCATTGATTCCGGGTGTGGACGGATTGATTGCCGACCGTATGAGTGTCCCGGTCGAAGTGTTTGACCCGTTCGAATCGATCAAAATCCCATCGACCTTTGACAAGAAGAGTCTGGCGCACATGGCCCCCATGTCTGCGGTGGCGATCGGTCTGGCTTCCAGGCGTTTCGATTATCTTGAGTCGATGAAGGAAAAGAATCAGGCCAAGAAAAAAGAACAAAAGGTGAAATAA
- a CDS encoding helix-turn-helix domain-containing protein, translating to MPEKKHKGTAKHLGSRLRQWRKTIPMKSYELAKLIKISQGSLSDIENEKSLPSADTIAKLYQFSNLNIVWLLTGKGPMTRDESASAQEEGMVNSMLEQYGEDQKLREVIEKVVRIYKKGGLEKRAHLIGFVNGADPGE from the coding sequence ATGCCAGAAAAAAAACATAAAGGTACGGCCAAGCATCTGGGATCGCGTTTGCGGCAATGGCGCAAAACCATTCCGATGAAGTCCTACGAGCTGGCCAAGCTGATCAAAATATCTCAAGGGTCGCTTTCCGACATTGAAAACGAAAAGTCGTTGCCCTCTGCCGATACCATCGCCAAGTTGTACCAGTTTTCCAACCTCAACATCGTCTGGTTGCTGACCGGCAAGGGTCCCATGACCCGCGACGAGTCGGCGAGCGCTCAGGAAGAAGGCATGGTCAATTCCATGCTGGAGCAGTATGGAGAGGATCAGAAACTGCGCGAGGTGATTGAGAAGGTGGTCCGCATCTACAAAAAAGGCGGACTGGAAAAGCGGGCGCACTTGATAGGCTTCGTCAACGGAGCCGACCCGGGCGAATAA
- the nagZ gene encoding beta-N-acetylhexosaminidase, which translates to MKPQLSLREQTGQMLLAGFDGTTVTRETEDLILNHHVGGFILFDRNYENPQQLHALTRDLQQVAAASASGLPLFISVDQEGGRVARLKAPFTEFPPALGLDRTRSEDLAYEFGRALTRELHDVGVNMDYAPVLDVHTNPGNPVIGNRAFSTDPHWAGVLATAFMRGCRDSGVVPVGKHFPGHGDTHLDSHHDLPWVSRDVASLQTIELEPFAHAIQNGLEAIMTAHVMYPAWDDRLPATFSRPILHNILRGQMGFKGVLISDDLEMKAVEHHFPFDSFAERAVEAGLDMLLICHHRDKVLALHEQLIKGIEGGDIATGPVERSVERILHLKSKLSPFPERPPEPAGWTSYHQPVADRLRQASEYPS; encoded by the coding sequence TTGAAACCCCAACTTTCTCTGCGCGAACAGACCGGACAAATGCTCCTGGCCGGGTTCGACGGCACCACCGTCACCCGAGAAACGGAGGACCTGATCCTCAACCACCACGTGGGCGGGTTCATCCTGTTCGACCGCAATTACGAAAACCCGCAGCAGTTGCACGCATTGACCCGCGACCTGCAACAGGTGGCGGCGGCATCGGCTTCCGGTCTGCCCCTGTTCATCTCCGTCGATCAGGAAGGCGGGCGCGTGGCGCGGCTGAAGGCCCCGTTCACCGAGTTTCCGCCAGCGCTCGGTCTCGACCGGACCCGGTCCGAAGACCTGGCCTATGAATTCGGCCGCGCCCTGACCCGCGAGTTGCACGATGTGGGGGTGAACATGGACTACGCGCCGGTGCTGGACGTGCATACCAATCCCGGCAATCCCGTTATCGGCAACCGCGCTTTCAGCACCGATCCGCACTGGGCGGGCGTGCTGGCCACGGCGTTCATGCGGGGCTGCCGCGACTCCGGCGTGGTGCCTGTCGGCAAACATTTTCCGGGACACGGCGACACGCACCTCGATTCGCATCACGACCTGCCGTGGGTGAGCCGCGACGTCGCCAGCCTGCAAACCATCGAGCTGGAACCCTTCGCCCACGCCATCCAAAACGGGCTGGAAGCGATCATGACCGCGCACGTCATGTACCCGGCCTGGGACGACCGCCTGCCGGCGACCTTTTCCCGTCCCATCCTGCATAATATTTTACGAGGACAGATGGGCTTCAAGGGAGTCCTCATTTCCGACGATCTGGAAATGAAAGCGGTGGAACACCACTTCCCGTTTGACAGCTTTGCCGAGCGCGCTGTGGAAGCGGGGCTGGACATGCTGCTCATCTGCCACCACCGCGACAAGGTCCTGGCCCTGCACGAACAACTGATAAAAGGCATCGAAGGCGGGGACATCGCCACCGGCCCGGTGGAACGCTCCGTGGAACGCATCCTGCACTTGAAATCCAAACTCTCCCCCTTCCCCGAGCGGCCGCCGGAACCCGCTGGCTGGACCTCCTACCACCAGCCTGTGGCCGACCGTTTGCGGCAGGCCTCCGAATATCCCTCCTGA
- a CDS encoding alpha-amylase/4-alpha-glucanotransferase domain-containing protein, protein MPKLKLLFGVHNHQPVGNFDRVFEELFEKSYRPYFDVLEPHATLKTAAHFTGPLLEWMQRHRPDFFKRLRGMAQSGRLEIMSGGFYEPILSSLPEEDAVGQIRMMNAFLEAEFGVTPRGLWLAERIWSPTLPSLIAKAGIEYTVLDDTHFYYAGLEAEQIHGYFITENQGHALKIFPISKTLRYSIPFDLPDVTLEHLKRFRDENGFDAVTYADDGEKFGGWPETYEWVYEQGYLNNLFTALEASHDWLETVTFSEYIDRTPPVGRVYLPMASYDEMMEWALPHRVASRFEALKADLKKQGMDEAGYRTFLRGGQWDNFLTKYEESNLMHKKMLHVSRKVHRLPAAQQQDSGALRELYRGQCNCAQWHGLFGGLYLNYLRHALYNHLIAAENIADTLLDGADRGLTVEVLDYNHDGHEEVIVSNPVMTAAIAPAYGGGLFELDHRPACFNLSNVLKRREEAYHRKLEKAEAADMEDEAQPASIHDRVRVKEPGLKDRLVYDVFERYSFLERFLPGDTTLADIKSSRYRELGDFAGHPYAVMHRSEGAAHQPFELALQRDGRVMQDGVPQAVTVSKRYTFTPDAGEIAVQVTVTHRGDRPLDVLWAEEMNFTLLAGNAPDRYYVSPALGAERPRMDSEGGLEEVATFGMQDEAFGFRLTLDVEPALDWWWYPVETISQSEEGFERTYQGSCLVAHQALRLDAGASQAFALQLTLSRTNG, encoded by the coding sequence ATGCCAAAGTTGAAACTGCTGTTCGGTGTTCACAATCACCAGCCGGTGGGCAACTTCGACCGCGTGTTCGAAGAGCTGTTCGAAAAAAGTTACCGGCCCTACTTCGATGTGCTGGAGCCGCACGCGACGCTCAAGACCGCGGCGCATTTCACCGGGCCGCTGTTGGAATGGATGCAGCGGCACCGCCCCGACTTTTTCAAACGTTTGCGCGGGATGGCGCAGTCCGGCCGATTGGAAATCATGAGCGGCGGCTTTTATGAGCCCATCCTGTCCAGCCTGCCGGAGGAAGATGCGGTGGGGCAGATCCGCATGATGAACGCATTTCTTGAGGCCGAGTTCGGCGTCACGCCGCGCGGCCTGTGGCTGGCGGAGCGCATCTGGTCGCCCACCCTGCCCAGCCTCATCGCCAAAGCGGGCATTGAGTACACCGTTCTCGACGACACGCATTTTTATTACGCCGGGCTGGAGGCGGAGCAGATCCACGGCTACTTCATCACCGAAAACCAGGGACACGCGCTCAAAATCTTTCCCATCAGCAAAACCCTGCGCTACTCGATCCCGTTCGATCTGCCGGACGTGACGCTCGAACACCTCAAGCGGTTCCGTGACGAAAACGGATTCGACGCCGTCACCTACGCCGACGATGGCGAAAAATTCGGCGGCTGGCCGGAGACCTATGAATGGGTGTACGAACAAGGTTACCTCAACAACCTGTTCACCGCCCTTGAGGCGAGCCACGACTGGCTGGAGACGGTGACGTTCAGCGAATACATCGACCGCACGCCGCCGGTGGGGCGCGTTTATCTGCCGATGGCTTCTTATGATGAAATGATGGAATGGGCGTTGCCGCACCGCGTGGCGTCACGCTTTGAAGCGTTGAAGGCGGACCTCAAGAAACAGGGCATGGATGAGGCGGGGTACCGCACGTTTTTACGGGGCGGGCAGTGGGACAACTTCCTCACCAAGTACGAGGAAAGCAACCTCATGCACAAGAAGATGCTGCACGTCAGCCGCAAGGTGCACCGGTTGCCGGCCGCACAGCAGCAAGACAGCGGCGCGCTCCGGGAACTGTATCGCGGCCAGTGCAACTGCGCCCAGTGGCACGGCCTGTTCGGCGGACTGTACTTGAATTATTTAAGGCATGCTTTATACAACCACCTCATTGCGGCAGAGAACATCGCCGACACGTTGTTGGACGGCGCCGATCGCGGCCTCACGGTGGAGGTGCTGGATTACAACCACGATGGGCATGAGGAAGTGATTGTGTCGAATCCGGTGATGACCGCGGCCATCGCTCCCGCTTACGGCGGCGGATTGTTCGAACTGGATCACCGCCCCGCCTGTTTCAATCTCAGCAACGTACTCAAGCGCCGGGAAGAAGCCTACCACCGCAAATTGGAAAAAGCCGAGGCGGCGGACATGGAGGACGAGGCGCAGCCCGCGTCCATTCACGACCGGGTGCGGGTGAAAGAGCCCGGCCTCAAGGACCGGCTGGTTTACGATGTGTTTGAGCGCTATTCCTTTCTGGAACGTTTTTTGCCAGGAGACACCACACTTGCCGATATCAAATCCAGCCGCTACCGGGAACTCGGCGATTTCGCAGGGCATCCCTATGCGGTGATGCATCGTTCCGAAGGGGCCGCGCACCAACCGTTCGAGCTGGCATTGCAGCGCGACGGGCGCGTGATGCAGGACGGTGTGCCGCAGGCGGTGACCGTTAGCAAGCGCTACACCTTTACGCCGGACGCAGGCGAGATCGCAGTGCAGGTGACGGTCACGCACCGGGGCGACCGGCCGCTCGATGTGCTGTGGGCGGAAGAGATGAATTTCACCCTGCTGGCGGGGAATGCACCGGATCGGTATTACGTGTCACCCGCTTTGGGCGCAGAGCGGCCGCGCATGGACAGCGAGGGCGGATTGGAGGAGGTTGCAACGTTTGGAATGCAGGACGAGGCGTTCGGGTTCCGGTTGACGCTGGATGTGGAGCCCGCGCTGGATTGGTGGTGGTATCCCGTCGAAACGATTTCGCAGTCGGAAGAAGGGTTCGAACGCACCTATCAGGGGTCCTGCCTGGTGGCCCATCAGGCACTGCGTCTCGACGCAGGCGCTTCTCAGGCCTTTGCCTTGCAGTTGACGCTGTCCCGGACGAACGGTTGA
- the miaB gene encoding tRNA (N6-isopentenyl adenosine(37)-C2)-methylthiotransferase MiaB encodes MKHVYLETFGCQMNVADTDRMELLLFHSGYTRTQHAEDADLILVNTCSIRDKAEQKVYSLFGSFRPLKQQNPDLLFGLAGCLAQQEQNQLLKRMPFLDFIIGPDAVEDVPLAVERVRREGKPVAWTEFDREKHYSIPVVAPVKPPGPSAFINIIKGCDKFCSFCVVPFTRGREKSREASEIYEEARQLVDQGAREIILLGQNVNAYGKNGLQTPVAFHELLYGIADIPGVERLRFTTSHPRDFTAATIRAYRDLDKLVNHLHLPVQSGNDRVLDRMRRNHTVDAYMERIDALKEAVPGIALSTDIIVGFPGETEREFEDTLRLMEQVEYSNSYMFAYSPRPNTPAALYEDSVPDEEKKRRLHATIELQSRLTEQLGQRFVGEEVEVLIEGRTARKSLTFKGRNPEYWMVMFSGGEEDLKPGDTVRVKVESAQNHVLKGVYCSRPVGTAATAGR; translated from the coding sequence ATGAAACACGTTTACCTGGAAACTTTTGGCTGCCAGATGAATGTGGCCGACACCGATCGCATGGAACTGCTGCTGTTCCACTCCGGCTACACCCGCACCCAGCATGCCGAGGATGCCGACCTGATCCTGGTCAACACCTGTTCGATCCGGGACAAGGCCGAGCAGAAGGTGTATTCGCTGTTCGGCTCGTTCCGTCCCCTCAAGCAGCAGAACCCGGACCTGTTGTTCGGCCTCGCCGGGTGCCTGGCCCAGCAGGAACAGAACCAGCTCCTGAAACGCATGCCGTTTCTGGATTTCATCATCGGACCCGACGCGGTGGAAGATGTCCCGCTGGCGGTGGAGCGGGTGCGGCGTGAGGGAAAACCTGTGGCGTGGACGGAGTTCGACCGCGAAAAACATTATTCCATCCCGGTCGTCGCCCCGGTGAAACCACCCGGCCCCAGCGCCTTCATCAACATCATTAAAGGGTGCGACAAGTTTTGCAGCTTCTGCGTGGTGCCGTTCACCCGCGGCAGGGAGAAGTCGCGGGAAGCGTCGGAAATTTACGAGGAGGCGCGCCAGTTGGTGGATCAGGGCGCGCGCGAGATCATTCTGCTGGGACAGAACGTCAACGCCTATGGCAAAAACGGGCTGCAAACGCCGGTGGCGTTCCATGAACTCCTGTACGGCATTGCGGACATCCCCGGTGTCGAACGCCTGCGGTTCACCACCAGCCATCCGCGCGACTTCACGGCGGCGACCATCCGCGCCTATCGGGATCTGGACAAACTGGTCAACCACCTGCACCTGCCGGTGCAGTCCGGCAACGACCGCGTGCTCGACCGCATGCGCCGCAACCACACGGTGGACGCGTACATGGAACGCATCGACGCGCTGAAAGAAGCGGTGCCGGGCATCGCCCTGTCCACCGACATCATCGTCGGCTTTCCCGGCGAGACCGAACGCGAGTTCGAAGACACCCTGCGCCTGATGGAACAGGTGGAGTACAGCAACAGCTATATGTTCGCCTACAGTCCGCGACCCAACACCCCCGCCGCGCTGTATGAGGATTCGGTGCCCGACGAGGAAAAGAAACGCCGCCTGCACGCCACCATCGAACTGCAATCGCGCCTGACGGAGCAACTCGGCCAGCGATTTGTCGGAGAAGAAGTGGAGGTGTTGATCGAAGGCCGTACCGCCCGCAAGAGCCTGACCTTTAAAGGCCGCAACCCGGAATACTGGATGGTGATGTTTTCAGGCGGGGAAGAAGATCTGAAACCTGGCGATACCGTTCGGGTCAAGGTAGAGAGCGCGCAGAATCATGTTCTCAAAGGAGTGTATTGTTCTCGGCCCGTCGGGACCGCCGCCACAGCCGGCCGGTAA
- a CDS encoding flagellar protein FlaG, with amino-acid sequence MATELNQPVGPKLTPNTPPAQASAARPATAAQNAPSAPRVTGNPQNASEDTVSISARGLKASVFTRNAPETRSSNNPPKPVRDVTEDNQIVVKFVDPENNEVVRQIPSEEFLRLKEAVGDLVEEHREDS; translated from the coding sequence ATGGCAACCGAACTCAACCAACCCGTGGGTCCGAAGCTGACTCCCAACACCCCGCCTGCGCAGGCCAGTGCCGCTCGTCCGGCAACCGCCGCCCAGAACGCGCCGTCCGCGCCGCGGGTCACCGGGAATCCGCAAAATGCCAGTGAGGACACCGTATCCATTTCGGCACGAGGGTTGAAAGCTTCCGTTTTCACGCGGAACGCTCCGGAAACCAGAAGTTCCAATAATCCGCCGAAACCCGTGCGGGACGTCACGGAAGACAACCAGATCGTGGTCAAGTTCGTGGATCCGGAGAACAACGAAGTGGTCCGGCAGATTCCGTCCGAGGAATTCCTGCGGCTGAAAGAAGCCGTCGGCGATCTGGTGGAAGAACACCGGGAAGATTCCTGA
- a CDS encoding ABC transporter ATP-binding protein, translating to MKEFAKILRYAKPYTKNIVFAFLCLALTSVITLILPLIVRNVINAVVVQNNAQALNSLTFDLVVLIAFQMVFGVTTNYILGFVGNRITADFRMDFFGHIQRLSLSFFHGRRVGEILSRMGNDITVIQKALISIPVAVLRQTITLLGGLAIILYLNWKLTGLILLILPPLMLFARVFGKRLKDLSEQVQDRLAKAAVVLEEMVSSIKVVKSYTREPHEQKRFESGIEDAFDAEVKKVKISAAFGPFILFLTFLVSTALVWYGGRQVMTGTTTPGELAAFFLYAIIIAGPIGTFVRLYTQVQEALGAIRRVNEIMNLEPQVTTPDNAVALEQVEGRIEFDHVTFGYAPERPVVHDIHFDIAPGERVALVGPSGAGKSTLIQLLHRFFDVDAGMVRIDGHDLRELDLTAFLKQMALVPQETLLFGGTVRDNILYGKLDATEDELKRAAQSANAEDFIRNLENGYGTIVGEKGVKLSGGERQRIAIARAMLKDPRILVLDEATSSLDNQSESLIQDALEKLMKGRTTFIIAHRLSTVHTADKIVVLEKGRVVEIGTHPELMAKEGLYHHLYSLRLFDDAPLTLEEEA from the coding sequence ATGAAAGAGTTTGCCAAAATCCTCCGGTACGCGAAGCCGTACACGAAAAACATCGTCTTTGCGTTTTTGTGCCTGGCCTTGACATCGGTCATCACGCTGATTCTGCCGTTGATCGTGCGCAACGTGATCAATGCTGTCGTGGTGCAGAACAATGCCCAAGCGCTGAACAGCCTGACGTTTGATCTGGTCGTCCTCATCGCCTTTCAGATGGTGTTTGGGGTGACCACCAACTACATTCTCGGCTTCGTCGGCAACCGCATCACCGCCGACTTCCGCATGGATTTTTTCGGCCACATCCAGCGGTTGTCGCTGTCTTTTTTTCACGGGCGGCGCGTCGGTGAAATCCTGTCGCGCATGGGCAACGACATCACGGTGATCCAGAAAGCCCTCATCTCCATCCCGGTCGCCGTGTTGCGCCAGACCATCACGTTGCTGGGCGGGCTGGCGATCATTCTTTATCTGAACTGGAAGTTGACCGGGCTCATCCTGCTCATTCTGCCGCCGCTCATGCTGTTCGCGCGCGTCTTCGGCAAGCGGTTGAAGGATCTGTCGGAGCAGGTGCAGGACCGGCTGGCGAAGGCCGCGGTGGTGTTGGAAGAGATGGTGTCGTCGATCAAGGTGGTCAAGTCCTACACCCGCGAGCCTCATGAACAGAAACGCTTTGAAAGCGGCATCGAGGACGCGTTCGATGCGGAAGTGAAAAAGGTGAAAATTTCGGCGGCGTTCGGTCCGTTTATCCTGTTCCTGACGTTTCTGGTATCCACGGCGCTGGTGTGGTACGGCGGCCGTCAGGTGATGACGGGGACGACGACGCCGGGCGAGCTGGCGGCGTTTTTCCTGTACGCCATCATCATCGCCGGACCCATTGGCACCTTCGTGCGCCTGTACACGCAGGTGCAGGAAGCGCTGGGCGCCATCCGCCGGGTGAACGAGATCATGAACCTCGAGCCGCAGGTGACCACGCCGGACAACGCGGTGGCGCTGGAGCAGGTCGAGGGCCGCATCGAATTCGACCATGTGACCTTTGGCTATGCGCCGGAGCGCCCGGTGGTGCACGACATTCATTTCGACATCGCGCCGGGCGAACGTGTGGCGCTGGTGGGGCCGAGCGGCGCCGGCAAATCCACCCTCATCCAACTGCTGCACCGCTTCTTCGATGTGGACGCCGGGATGGTCCGCATCGACGGCCACGACCTGCGCGAACTCGACCTGACCGCCTTCCTCAAGCAAATGGCGCTGGTGCCGCAGGAAACGCTGCTGTTCGGCGGCACCGTGCGCGACAATATCCTGTACGGCAAACTGGACGCGACCGAAGACGAGCTGAAGCGCGCCGCGCAATCCGCCAACGCCGAGGACTTCATCCGCAACCTCGAAAACGGTTACGGCACCATCGTCGGCGAAAAGGGCGTCAAGCTGTCCGGCGGCGAGCGCCAGCGCATCGCCATCGCCCGCGCCATGCTGAAAGACCCGCGCATCCTGGTGCTCGACGAGGCCACCTCGTCGCTCGACAACCAGTCGGAGAGCCTGATTCAGGACGCGCTGGAGAAACTGATGAAAGGCCGCACCACGTTCATCATCGCCCACCGCCTCAGCACCGTGCACACCGCCGACAAGATCGTGGTCCTGGAAAAGGGTCGCGTGGTGGAGATCGGCACGCATCCGGAGCTGATGGCGAAGGAAGGCCTGTACCACCACCTCTACAGCCTGCGCCTGTTCGACGACGCGCCGCTGACGCTGGAAGAAGAAGCCTGA
- a CDS encoding beta-ketoacyl-[acyl-carrier-protein] synthase family protein, with protein MHPRRVVITGLGAVSPNGIGKETFWKNTCNGVSGIGRIQSFDPEGLDCMIAGEVCDFDPTRYYSETELKKLPRSVPLCVAAAAEAFEDAGVDFDAFTEEDFESLGVLVGTGGSGMDFSEKQFGFFYSDDKHKISPYAISNSLVGMLSSEVSMRFRLQGRSHVISNGCTSSTDALGYAFNAIRFGQEDWFLTGGVEACVTPAMMTGFQRMRANPVHFNTDPTRGSRPFNRDREGFVLAEGSWMLVLEELEHARRRGAEVYAEIVGYGTTCDAYHRVAIMPDGKQSTRAIKLALKDAGLSDMDVDYINFHGTSTILNDKIETLAVKQALNGYAMKIPVSSTKSMVGHPQGASGALGVTVTAMSLKQGVLTPTINLDNPDPECDMDYIANESRDARTQVAISNCISFGSKNSALVLRKF; from the coding sequence ATGCATCCAAGACGCGTGGTCATCACCGGGCTCGGGGCGGTCAGTCCCAACGGCATCGGTAAAGAAACATTCTGGAAAAACACCTGCAACGGGGTCAGCGGCATCGGGCGCATACAGAGTTTCGATCCGGAAGGATTGGACTGCATGATCGCCGGAGAAGTGTGCGATTTCGATCCCACCCGCTACTATTCCGAGACCGAACTCAAAAAACTGCCGCGTTCGGTGCCCCTGTGCGTGGCGGCGGCGGCGGAAGCGTTTGAAGACGCGGGTGTGGATTTCGACGCGTTCACGGAAGAGGATTTCGAAAGCCTCGGTGTGCTGGTCGGCACCGGCGGTTCCGGTATGGATTTTTCAGAGAAGCAGTTCGGCTTCTTTTACTCCGACGACAAACACAAGATCAGCCCCTACGCCATCTCCAACTCCCTGGTGGGGATGTTGTCGAGCGAGGTGTCGATGCGTTTCCGGTTGCAGGGGCGCAGCCATGTCATCTCCAACGGCTGCACCAGTTCGACCGATGCGTTGGGGTATGCCTTCAACGCCATCCGTTTCGGCCAGGAAGACTGGTTCCTGACCGGCGGCGTCGAAGCCTGCGTGACGCCGGCGATGATGACCGGGTTCCAGCGCATGCGCGCCAACCCGGTGCATTTCAACACCGACCCGACGCGCGGGTCGCGTCCGTTCAACCGCGACCGCGAAGGCTTTGTGCTGGCGGAAGGCAGCTGGATGCTGGTGCTGGAGGAATTGGAGCATGCGCGCCGCCGTGGCGCCGAAGTGTATGCGGAGATCGTCGGTTACGGCACCACCTGCGACGCCTACCACCGCGTCGCCATCATGCCCGACGGCAAACAGTCCACGCGCGCGATCAAGCTGGCGTTGAAGGATGCCGGTTTGAGCGACATGGATGTGGACTACATCAACTTCCACGGCACCTCGACCATCCTCAACGACAAGATCGAGACCCTTGCCGTCAAGCAGGCGCTCAACGGGTACGCCATGAAAATTCCGGTGAGTTCAACGAAGTCGATGGTGGGGCACCCGCAGGGGGCATCGGGAGCGCTGGGGGTGACGGTGACGGCGATGTCGCTGAAGCAGGGCGTGCTGACACCGACCATCAACCTGGACAATCCCGACCCGGAATGCGATATGGACTACATCGCCAACGAAAGCCGCGATGCCCGCACCCAGGTCGCCATCAGCAACTGCATCTCCTTCGGCTCCAAAAATTCCGCCCTCGTCCTGCGCAAATTCTAA
- a CDS encoding PilN domain-containing protein, whose product MNLIRVNLYDYQRIVREITIQKLFAGIFSAGLLAVAACFLFWAWQMVTIAQLEGEIEEVQAKVNALTPDYRKVQKLKKKKERYGEIITGIDGLRTKRSRTTELLEDLGRSLPQGVWLTVVEQRSLDDLGNIPDLFLGVNKAALLAERAKAEQEGREYEQHQFIQITGQGDNHQTIVHFVDRLRTLPYFDHVMLAKTEEKWKKNSPVKEFTIYSHVLKLAAPEKG is encoded by the coding sequence ATGAATCTCATTCGCGTCAATTTATACGACTACCAGCGCATTGTCCGGGAAATCACCATACAAAAGCTGTTCGCCGGCATTTTCAGCGCTGGCCTGCTGGCGGTTGCCGCCTGTTTTCTCTTCTGGGCCTGGCAGATGGTCACCATCGCGCAACTGGAAGGTGAGATCGAGGAAGTCCAGGCCAAGGTGAATGCGTTGACGCCGGACTACCGAAAAGTGCAGAAACTCAAAAAGAAAAAAGAACGCTACGGGGAAATCATCACCGGCATCGACGGATTGCGCACCAAGCGGAGCCGCACCACGGAATTGCTGGAAGATCTCGGCCGCAGCCTGCCGCAGGGCGTCTGGTTGACGGTGGTGGAGCAGCGCTCGCTGGATGATCTGGGAAACATTCCGGATTTGTTTCTCGGCGTCAACAAGGCCGCCCTGCTTGCGGAACGCGCCAAGGCGGAGCAGGAGGGACGCGAGTACGAGCAGCACCAGTTCATTCAGATTACCGGACAGGGGGACAACCATCAGACGATTGTTCACTTTGTGGACCGCCTGCGGACGTTGCCGTACTTCGACCATGTGATGCTGGCGAAGACCGAAGAGAAATGGAAAAAGAACAGCCCGGTCAAGGAGTTTACGATCTACAGTCACGTATTAAAACTTGCCGCTCCGGAAAAAGGTTGA